TTTACCTTTAACTTATGAGGTTGTGTATGATGAATGCAGGTCATTGTCACATGATTATTATTGTAGATATGAAGGGTGAATATAATACAAGCAAACCATGTTCGAACTCCATTTTAACTTATGAGGTTGTTTCGTCTTTCCATAAGATGATATTCTGTTTAATGTCAATTAGCCCAGTTACAGAAGGTGGTGTAACATTCTGAATTTCTGTTGGTAGTACAATTAAGAACTTCTGGTTGGTTATTATAATTATATCCATGATTGTTTGTTAGGAAATTTTACAAACCTCAAATAATATAACTTTGTTTCAGCATTGAAGCATATAAGTTTGATTATGGTTTTTTAAGACCAGCTTTATTATTTTCCGTTAGGTTGAGGCTTAAGTTTGATTATGATTTTCGGCCCAATACAGAACAGTCAAAAGTTAAAACCATGTCTAAGTTGTTATACATACTGCAAGTGAACTTAAATACAACACCATTTTTATGTGGGTGATTGATGTTAAACCTCCATAACATTAAAAACATTCAAGTACATAAGCTAGAAACCTTTTTGTTGATTCAGAAATAGCATAGCAGCTTGTGAAAGATTGTTAAAACAGAGCATCATTTATTCGTAATGGAAATGACAGTAACAAGTTATAACTTATAAGTACTTGAACAATTTATTCGAAATGGAAATAACGGTAACAAGATTGTTAAAACAGAGCATCATTTAAGTTAGATTTAGTTGATGTGTTTCTTTTTGTTATGTTGCTTAATGATGATGGAGTTGAAAAGATAGAACCACAAAAAACGTCTGTTTAACTTGTCTATAAAACTAATTGTATTACTTAAAGCAATTCAATTTAAAAACACTGTTTTGTTGATTGGAAATGAGCATATGTAAAGTTTGTTCTGTTGCTTGGAAATAGCTAAGGTTCTTTTGTATGATGAAATGCGGGTCACGCTGACATATAAGTTATAACCAGCAGCCATATGATAATTCCGTTTCTAGACTGCAATATTTGAAGGTCGTTCATATATGCTCAATAAATAATTAAGTAATAGCTGTAGATAAGAGATACAGATGCAATGGATCCTTTTATTAAATATGATTTCATAATAATGTTGTTCTTTACATAAGTATATGTACTTCTTAGATAATGTTTGCGTTACAAAACTACCAAGATATTATGAATGTCTATTTTGATAGTAGTTATTCAAGACCTGAGAGTCTGCACCCATATCTCCTGTTGAAATTGGATAGCATGTTGTAGAGCAATAAATATATGATCAAATTAACATCTTCTAATTCATGCTCTGCATCTAATATGTTCTCTGATTATATTAATTTTGGACAACCGTGTTACTGGTGAGCCTAACACCCTAACCAAACCATTATAGCCAGCAACAATGATTATCTAAAACACAATCTATTTTAAAAACGCAAATCCAAACACCCATTAAGACTCACCTACACTGCTCTCTCTATGAAAAGAAGAATGAAGATAACCTTGTATTTCTCAAAGAGCCGATCGCCCAATCAAACAAAATCTATATTGTCGAATTACAATCTTTTTTGGTCCTGATATTCAAGAAAGTTTGTCTGCAAAATGAGAAATGTGTAAAATAACAGTACCACTATGAATTTAATATACAACAATAATATCAAGAACAAAAAAACCCCTCGTAGGTATGCAAAAATGATGTTAGGCTCTCCATCGAAGCATATGAATGATAAGCTAGTCTTACATTTGATTTAATTTGTTTTATCAATTAATTCAATATTGATTCAACTTAGAAATAGTATTAAATTCAATAAATTCACTCTATTTTCACCTGTTACATCTTCTTTGGTTTCAATAAATTCAATAACTTTTATGGTTTGTTAAGACTAGCGCGTAGAAAATGGAACGAATATGTACTGTATTATATTTCAAGTGGAACAGCTAAGCATAttgatcattattaattattaatattaatgaacctGATCAGACTTTCTGCTACTTgcatatattttattaatattataattaattaattaattaattaattaattaattaattaattaattaatattatatctgCACACCAATGGCGAAAACTTAATGATTGTACTCAGAAACACCAAATCTACTTTGACTAGTACAGATTCAAtcaatacctttttttttttttttttttttttatcattatccaAAAAATTAACAACCTTCTACTCATTTTCATGGCTATCGCTGAAGTATTTCTTGGCGCATTCATCTGTGTTCTGTTTGAAAAACTTGCTTCTGTTGACTTGATCAGTCTGGCTCGATCTGCAGGAATCTATTCCGAGCTGGAGAAATGGAACAGCACTTTAAACCAAATCCAAGCTGTGCTTGTTGATGCAGGCCACAAACAATTAGCAAATAATGCTATTCAGTTATGGCTGAACAAGCTTCATCATTCGGCTTATGATATTGATGATGTGCTCGATGATTTAGCCACAGAAGCTATGCCTCGCAAGTTAAATCAACAACCACATGCTTATAAAATGTGAGCACCGTGTCTATTGTTGGTCTTGGTGGTATAGGAAAGACGACTCTCGCCCAAATTTTGTATAACGATGAGAAAATCAAGAAACACTTTGAACTAATGTCATGGGTTTGTGTGTCTGATGAGTTCGATGTCTTTAACATTAGCAAAGCTATCTTTAAAGATATAGGTGGGGGGACAAAACGTTTGAAAATCTAAATCAGCTTCAAGTGGCCCTGTCAGAGCAACTTTCAAATAAAAAGTGCCTGATTGTTCTAGACGACGTTTGGAATGAAAACTACATGGAGTGGGAACTCCTTCAACGCCCTTTTGCTGTTGGGGCACATGGTAGTAAAGTTATGGTAACAACATGAAAGATTACAGTTGCATCGGTTATGGACTCTGTTCAAACATACCCTATAAAGGTTTTGTCAAACGAAGAAGCTCTATCTCTGCTCGCTCAACATGCATTGGGCGTACGAAACTCCGAGTTACATCCCGCATTTAAATTGTACGGCGAAGGTGTCATGAAAAAATGTGATGGAATGCCTTTGGCTTTGAAGGCAATTGGAAGGGTTTTGAGAACAAAAACAAGCGAAAAAGAATGGGAAGAGTTGCTAAGTAGTGAAATATGGAATGCACATAATGAAAGCAAGATTCTTCCAGCTTTAAGATTAAGCTACTACGATCTTCCTTCACATTTGAAACGTATGTTTGCATATTGTTGTTTATTCCCAAAAGATTACATGTTTAAACAGGATGAATTAGTCTTACTTTGGATGGCAGAAGGGTATCTAAATAACACAAATGTAAGCAAAGATATGGAGAGTATAGGTCGAGATTGTTTTAAAAAGTTAGAGTCAAGGTCATTTTTCCAACGTTCAACTAATGACACATCACGATATACTATGCACGACCTCGTAAATGACTTGGCAATGAGTGTCGCGGGAGAGTTTTTTATTATGTTGGGTGAAAAGATGAATATTGACGATAGAAATGATGTTTTGGAAAAGTTTCATCACCTTTCATTTATTAGCCAAATGTTTGGAGTGTACAAAAAGTTTAAGGGATTAAAAAGAGCTAGACGCTTGCGAACTTTCTTAGCGTTGTCTGTTATAGATATTGATCACTAGCAACATTTCTTTTTATCAAACAAGGTTCTTGTTGAAGTACTTCCTCGGCTAACGTTATTAAGGGTGCTAAGCCTAGCCAATTATTCAATTACTAAGGTACCACAATGCATTGGTAGTCTCAAACATGTGCGCTACCTCAACTTTTTCCAAACTAGTATAACATGTTTACCCAAGCAAATAGGTGATCTCTATAATCTGCAGAGCTTGTTGGTGTCCGGTTGTCCTCAGTTATGTAGCTTACCTCACAGTTTTGTGAAGTTAGTTAACTTGCGACACCTTGACATTAGAGATACTCTGAAGTTGAATGAGACACCCATAGGAATTGGTGGGTTGACAAGTCTACAAACTCTATCCAAAGTAACTATTGGAGGAGCTAGTGGGTTCAAACTTTCAGGTCTGAAAGACCTATTGCATCTTCAAGGTCAGCTTTCCATTAAGGAACTAAATAAAGTAAAAAATGCAACACAAGCAAAAGAAGCCAACTTGAAGCAAAAGGAAGGTCTTAAGCATTTGGAGCTGGATTGGAGTAACAATGTCTTTGATGACAGGCGAAAAGAAAGAGTACAGTTTGAAGTACTTGAAGGGCTAAGGACCGGTAATCAGTTGAAAAGCCTCAAGATTTTATACTATAGGGGAACAAAATTTCCTAGTTGGGTCGGTGATCCCACATTTGCTTGCTTATCTGAGCTTACATTGCGTGGTTGTATAAATTGTACATGTTTACCGACACTTGGACATCTACCGACGCTTCAAAAGTTGTTTCTTGAAAGTATGAATGGGTTGACCAGACTCAGTTCAGAGTCACTTGGAAGCACCTATTCCTATAATGGTATTGCATTTCCATCACTTGAATATTTGGGATTTAAAGATATGCAGGGTTTAAAAGAATGGTCAACTAGTGAAGGTGACAAAGATAGAACCACTGCAATGTTTCCTTGTCTGCACCAGATTTCTATAGAAAATTGTCCGAAACTTGATGTAGTGGAAATTGACTTACTACCTTCACTTCGGCTCTTAATTGTAAACGGGTGTTCGGTAGCTGTTGTTAGAAGCATGGTTTGTGCGACTTCATCAATAACTGAATTGACATTGGAGAGTATAAAAGGACTTACAGAGTTATCTAGAGAAATTTTAGAAAGTCTCCACGCACTTGAATATTTAAGCATTTCAAAGTGTGATGAACTCGTTTACTTATGCAAATCAGAAGCCGAGCCATGTGACATTCTAGTGAATTTAAAGTTTTTTAAAGTGAGTCATTGAGTAAATTTGGTGTCATTAGTAGAGAAGAAGGTGAATTTGGGGATTAGTGACTGCATGTCTTCTATTAGAGAAGTGGAAATTATCGTGTGTCCAAAATTGGAGGGTTACAGTTGTCCAAATAGTATCGAGAAGTTGGAGATGCTTAATTGTGATTCAATGACATCCTCGACGTTCCCACCTACTATGAAGGTTCTTCGATTGTGGTATATTGATAATCTCGAAGTCAATTGGGTTTTCAGCAACTTATTGTCGTCACTTGGAACTCTTAGACTAGATCATGTTTCGAATGTAAGGTTGCTTCCAGAAGGATGCTTAGTTCATCTCACTAGTTTAAGTATTTTCGACTGTGAAAACATAGAATCGATTCCTGAAAAAGGTTTTGGTTTTCTTCCTCTTCGTTGCCTAAGATCTTTTTGGGTTAAGAATTGCAAGAATGTACGTAAAATCAATCCCTCATGAACACTTGCAAAGTCCCATATCTATGGAAGACATGGGAATATCCTGTTGTCCATGTTTGGAATTTCCGAGTGGTTTGTGGCCACCTAATTTAAGTTGGTTAACAATAGGTGATTTAAAGAAGAGAGTGTGTGAGTGGGGGATGCAACATTTTCCAACCTCACTTGTTACACTACATATACAAGGTTATAATAGGTCAGGAGTGGTTAGATTTGCGGAAAAGGCAGAAGACGAAGAAGAGGATATGAGGAGGAGGAATTCGTTGTCACCTTTTCTTCTTCCATCATCTCTAACTCTTCTTGCTATATATAATTTTGAAGAATTGAAATCAGTTTCAAAAGGCATGGAACACCTCACTTGCCTTGAAAGACTTGCAATTAGTAACTGCCCGAAACTTAGAGATCTACCAGAGACGCTACTCCCCTCACTTTCAAGTTTAGATGTGGTTTATCCGTCCCCACAATTGAGTAAAAAGTGTAGACGAAGAAAAGGCAAATATTGGCCCATCATCTCTCAAATCCCCAGTTTTGAAATCAAATAGTTGTTGCAGTAATTATCTAGTGGAAGTCTTGTGCATAAAAGCTGAAAAGGTATGTCCTATTTTATATTTTCCgtgattaattattaattattaattattatactaTGATTTATGTCCAGTTACCACTTTAATCGAATTGCTTTTAATGTCGCAGAgttgtttgtattattattaagttaatgtgTTACTACTCAAGTAGAGGAATGTCGGTTTCCATCCTCCCCAAACCCCACATACgcggaattgggtattgttgttgtaaaGTTACTGTTTAACATATGCTAAAACTTGTTTGTTAAATTTGGAATATAATGAATAGATTGGTGATACTGTAGTGGTTTATCATATCTTGCAAGAAAGGAATTGGCAATTGATTAAACAAAAAAAGAGATCAAAAGAGGAATTGTGCGAAGGTATTACATTCTGTGTTAAGTTGTTGACTTTTAAAGTTAAACCCTTAAATGAAATGCAGTCATCAATGTTGCAAGAATATGGAAGCTCAAATGGAGGAATATGAAGTGTGTATTGATTAGGTTGTTGTTATCATCTTAATCATAATGTGTCATGAAAGAAAGATGGGACAACTTAGATTAGGTTGATGTGTCGGTTTTTGATGTTTGGCTTTGTCATAGCAGTGCTAGGCTTtgttttgtttgttttgttttgaGTTGGGGTATTTCCTCCTCGTATGTGGTTCCTTGATAAATAAAATCATTTTTAACCAAAAGAAAAAACTTGTTTGTTGATTATTTAATTCACATTTTCAGGTCAGTTGCTGATTTTCCAATGTTGCTTAATGATGATGGAGTTGAAAAGATAGATCCACAAATAAACACACTTGATCTTCAAGGTCTGTTTAACTTGTCTATAAAACTAATTGTATTACTTAAAACAATTCAATTTATGGACACCGTTTTGTTAATTGGAAACGAGAATATGTACAGTTTGTTTTGTTGATTGGGAATAGCTAAGGATCTTTTGTATGATGAAATGCAGGTCACGGTGACATATAACCAGAGCCATAAGATGATTCCGTTTCTAGGCTGCTACTTTTGAAGGTCATTCATATGCTCAATACATAGTCAAATAATAGTTGTAGCTAAGATACAGATAAATGGATCTTTTAATTAAATATGACTTCATAATAATACTGTTCTTTACATAAGTATATGTACTTCTAGATAATGTTTGCGTGACAAAACTACCAGGATATTATGAATGTCTATTGTAGTACATTAGTTATTCAAAAACTGAGAGTCTGCACTCTATATCTCCTGTTGAAATTGGATAGCATGCTGTAGAGCAATAAATATATGATCAAATTAACATCTTCTAATTCATGCTCTGCATCGAATATCTTCTCTGGTCGTATTAATTTTGGACAACCGTGTTACTGGTGAGCCTAACGCGGTAACGCCCTAACCAAACCATTATATCATGCAGCAATAATCATCTAAAACGCATAATCCAAACACCCATTAAGACTCATCTACAGTGCTCTTCTCAATGAAAAAAGGAATGAAGATACCCATGTATTTCTCAAAGAGACGATCACACAATCAGACAAAATGTCGAATCACAATCTTTTCTAGTCCCTGATATTCAAGAAAGTTTGTCTGCAAAAAGAGAAATGTGTAAAATAACAGTACCACTATGAATTTAATACAACAATAGAATCGTGAACAAAAAAAACCCTGGTTAGGTATGCAAAAATGATGTTAGGCTCTCCATTGGAGCATATGAATGATATGTTAGTCTTACATTTGATTTGTTTTATCAATTAATTCAATATTGTTTCAACTTAAAATTAGTATCAGATTTAATAAATTCACTCAATTTTCGCCAACTATATCTTCTTAGGTTTCTATACCTCCTCATCAGCTATTAAGAATCTACAATAAGTTATTTAAAGCTGCAAGTGCACAAAAACATATCTAAAATATGTAATCCAGTAACCACTTCATCAATTTACAGTCTAAGATTCATTACACATATAAGATGGTTCAGAGTTACACTACATTTACACTAACAATGTCGATAAATTATTTGTCTGCACTTAACTCGAAAATCAGTTGCTTGAATTAAATTACTTATATCAAAGTCAAGTACATCCTCAATTAAACAACCACTAAAACAAAAATCAAATGCCACATACAAAATTGTAAATTTACATTCTAATGAATTGAAAATTACCTTTGTGATAACTTTACAAAAGATATAAGCTTGATCACCATTCCCCCATTTTAGTAGGATCGGTAACAGAAACTGACAAAAACAGAATTTGTGAATATCTTCCTCTAGAATACAGACAGGAATCATAATTAATAAATTTGTTAATCGCTTGTTATTAGCATTTCCCTTTTAAAAAAGTATAATTGCATTGACAAGTCAGAATATCAATAAGCTTTAATGGTTTAATTCATCAAAGAATTACTCCTTTCCCATGATAATATTTTTCCTCATTCTTGCCATGTTCAAATTTAACTTTAATGAAACATAATACAGTATGATCACAAATAATTATATACTAATATACCAAACAAGTATTATATGCTCTAGATCTTTAGGTGTTCAAAATGTTCTCCACAAGAAAATTTTGAGGCATACAAAAACACTTATGAACCTAAACCTCATAACAATCTGAAAactgtattgataataataaaaatactatcaCACAAATATTTCAGACAACAAATATGATTATAGATTTCATAAAGCAGTGTAATTGCCACGAATTAATAATGTCTCATGGGAGAAAGGAGTCTCTCAAAAGAAAAACCCTAGAAAGAAACACcagaatagatacatatatatagatacataagaatgtatgtatatatgtttctAACTTAGAACTAGTATCAAATACAATAAATTCAATCTATTTTCACCAGTTCTATCTTCTTTGGTTTCTATACCTCCTCATCAGCTATTAACAATCTACAATTAAAAGTTATCTAAAGCTGCAAATGCACAAAAAGTACATATCTAAAATATGTAATCCAGCAACCACTCCATCAGTTTACAGAGTCTAAGATTCATTGCATATATAAGATGGTTTAGAGTTACAGTTACCTACATTTACACTAACAATAATCGATAAATTAAATACATTTATCTGAACTTAACTCGAAAATCAGTTACTTGAATTAAAATACTTATATCAAAGTCACGTACATACTCAATTAAAACAACCACTGAAACAAAAATCAATTGCCAGAAGTACCAATACACGAACAAAGTTGTAAATTTACATTCTAATGAATTGAAAATTATCTTTGTGATAACTTTACAGAAGATATAAGCTTGATCACCATTCCCCATTTTAGTATAATCAGTAACAGAAACTGACAAACACAGAATTTGTGAATATCTTCTTCCAAAAGACAGACAGTAAACAATTGAAAAAAAGTATAATTGCATTGACAAGTCAGAATATCAATAAGCGTTAATGGTTTAATTCATCAAGGAATTACTCCTTTCCCATGATAATATTTTTCCTCATTCTTGCCATGTTCAAATTTAATTTTAATGAAACATAATACAATATGATTacgaaataattataaaatataccAAACAAGTATTAAATACTCTATATTTTTATGTGCTCAAAATGTTTTCCACGAGAAAAATTCGAGGCATACAAAAACACTTAGAACCTAAACCTCATAGCAATCTGAAAAACTGTATTGATAATAAAAAACATACTATCACACAAATATTTCAGACAACTAATATGATTATAGATCTCATAAAGCAGTGTAATTGCCACGAAATAATAATGTCCCATGGGAAAAAGGAGTCTCTCAAAAGGAAAACCCTAAAGAGAAACCCCAAAAtagatacataaatatagatacatAAGTAagaatgtatgtatatatgtatcagATTTAATTTAGCGCAGCTATGACTCAAAACGCTTCCATTTTGATTACTTGGAAGGCGATCTTAAGGGCTGCGCATGTACTGATTAATACACACAAATCAACTCGTGAAAAAAAGGAATGATTTTGGGTGAACCGATAGATTCATCGATTGATTTCAAGTTACTTGTAACCCTAATTTGAAGAATGTTTGATGAAGTCTAATTCGGATTTTATAAGACTGCGGGTAAAGAATTTTGGATAAATTGGGCTAACCTGAAAGCCCAATAATAAAGATGAATAAAAAGGTAAGCGGACCTACATAATTTTGGGGAAAGTGGTAAATATATCACGTATGGACAAAATACAAACAACTTTTTAAACTCCAAAATTCATCATCGTTTACCATTTTCCTTCATTTCCAAAAAAATACTCCGTACAAAAAACCTGCCTTctttcttcttttcctttttcttcttttccatttttcacaaaacaacGTAAAATGTCAACAGAATCATCTCCGGCCGATCCACCGTCACGTCTCGTCGGCGGCACCGAATACAGCTGGTGCCGTGCCGTTCTTTGCGGCACCGGCGTCACGGCCTTATCTCTCCTATTCTCGAAACCACCAAATGTCCCTCACCTTCAATCCTGTATCCATGCAATACAAAACGCCCACCCAATTCTTCGATCAAAACTCAAATTCAACACCGCAAATTCCACCTTTTCCTTTTTCACCCCCTCAACTTCCTCCAATCTCCAAATCACCTCCTCCGATTCCAATTTCACATTCTACCAAACCCTAGAACACGAAATCAATACCAATCCATGGAAAGGTAATGAATCTGAATCGGAAACTGGAACTGATGTTATGTTTGCGAATGTGTATAATTTGCAGGAGGGGAAGTATGTGGTGGTCTTACGGTTGCATACGGCGGTTTGTGATCGTGCATCGGCTGCGTATTTGTTGAGAGAATTGTTGAAATTGATtggtaatgataatattgataatgtgGATTTGATGAAGGAAGAGGGATTAGGGTTAGCTCTTGAAGATTGTGTGCCTGCTGGAAAAGCTAGTAAACCGTTTTGGTCACGTGGTGCTGATATGTTGGGGTATTCGGTTAATTCGTTTCGGTTTTCGAATTTGGATTTTAAAGAAAGCGGGTTTCCGAAATCGACTGAGTTCGTGAGGTTGAAAATCGGATTAGAGGACACCGAAAAGATTCTTTCTGTAAGTGTTCGTTTTTATATCGAATTGTTATTTGTTAATTGACTAATTGATAATGTTTATGATCATGATAATTAATTGAATGCATGAATTTCTAAGGTTGTGTGAGATATCTGAAAAATTGATTCATGATAATGTTATAGATATTCAAGAATGATTGTTATTTAAAAATGAAAGGTTCAAGATTGCGATTAGCAATATCGATTTACTTTTATGGTGTAATGGATTTATTCAGATTCAAGTTTTTAAATGTTGTTATGATTTTTCATGAATACCTTTTTTTTATATGTGGAATTTGTTATGAGGTTTAATGTAGTTATACGAATTTGACAGACAGAGAAAACATTTTGATGTCTAATATAAAGGTTAGAGGTAAATCTGGTTGACCTTGGTAGTCAAATAGGCCTCCTCGTTTGATACAGAGTAAATATCGTTATTAATTTTGTTTACAATTCCTATATTTGTAGAATCTGACATTGATGTAGTTTTCGAGTTTCTTTAAAAAGTATGAATACAGATAATTGATATTGAATTTGACTGTTAGAAAGTTAAAAGGTATTTAGTTTGACTTCAGTGGAACTGCTAAATTGATATTGAGTCTGACTTGAGAACTTATACATTGACTATTTTATCCTGATTAATCTGCGTTATTGTGTCATGACATTAAATATTTTAGGGTTGCAAATCAAGAGGTATCAAGCTATTTGGCCTGTCATCAGCAGCTGGATTTATATCCGCTCATGCATCTAAGAAAATTCCCGATGAAAAATGGGAAAAGTATTCACTTGCAACTCTTGTTGACTGTCGTTCACTTCTTGACCCTGTTCTTGGTGATCATCATGTTGGTAAGCTTAATCTTTACATACATTGCCCTCATATTGTGTTAGTTATATGTGTGTATATTAGTATATATGCCTTTATAAGCTGCATTGCCCTCATATTGTGTTAGTTATATGTGTGTATATTAGTATATATGCCTTTATAAGCTGCATAACTATTAACTAGTATTCATAAGTGTTTGATTGTCTGAATTGTTGATAGCAAAATGGGCAGTTTGTGTAACATGTCAAAATGGGTAGTTCATTTTTTGTACTGGTCAAAACCAGTAGAGACAGTTGGCTCAGAAACATTTTGTGCAAAACATTGCAGTTtatttatatttaatcattttattAGTATGATCATAAAAAATATGTCATTTCAATAGTAGAATAATATAGCTATtagtagcgatgatgaagatgatgaagtggAGAGGTAAAATATCGAAAATACCCCTCATGTGCCTCGAACATCTCTACCTAACGAGATTTTCTAGTGAGCGTTAGTGTCAGGGACCAACTGCGTAACATGTGCAAACGTTAGGGACATCCAAGAAAAAAACAAACTTTAGTCCTAACGTGCAATTTTAGACAAAGTTTAGGGACCAACCGTGTAAATTTGTCTTTTATAAATGTAAGATTTAATCACACGAATAGTCCCTATGGTTTGTCAAATATTGTGTTTTGGTCTTTAAGCTTTTTTTTTTTGCACGAATAATCATGAGGATTGCAATTCTTGCACGAATAATCCCTATGTCTAACGAGTGTTGATTATTTCCATTATCTTTAAACTTATTCATCATGTACAAGTCACATGATCAGATTTAAAAAAATAATCAACGCTCATTAGACACAAGGACTATCTGTGCAAGAATTGCAAACCACAGGGACTAATCCGTGCAAGAAAAAAACTTAAGGATGAAAATGCAAGTTTGACAAACCATAGGAACTATCCGTGTAATTTAGTGTATATTAAAAATATGCTATATGTATGACTGATGCAGGAAATTACCATTCTGCTATCTTAAGTTCCCATGATGTAAAGGGAGGAGAAGATGTATGGGACTTGGCACAAAAAATCTATTCGTCTTTAGAAACCGCAAAGAACAACAATAAACATTTTACAGACATGGCTGACTTACACTTTCTCATGGGCAAAGCAATCGACAACCCTGGTTTAACCCCTTCAT
This genomic stretch from Rutidosis leptorrhynchoides isolate AG116_Rl617_1_P2 chromosome 11, CSIRO_AGI_Rlap_v1, whole genome shotgun sequence harbors:
- the LOC139874393 gene encoding uncharacterized protein, producing MSTESSPADPPSRLVGGTEYSWCRAVLCGTGVTALSLLFSKPPNVPHLQSCIHAIQNAHPILRSKLKFNTANSTFSFFTPSTSSNLQITSSDSNFTFYQTLEHEINTNPWKGNESESETGTDVMFANVYNLQEGKYVVVLRLHTAVCDRASAAYLLRELLKLIGNDNIDNVDLMKEEGLGLALEDCVPAGKASKPFWSRGADMLGYSVNSFRFSNLDFKESGFPKSTEFVRLKIGLEDTEKILSGCKSRGIKLFGLSSAAGFISAHASKKIPDEKWEKYSLATLVDCRSLLDPVLGDHHVGNYHSAILSSHDVKGGEDVWDLAQKIYSSLETAKNNNKHFTDMADLHFLMGKAIDNPGLTPSSSLRTSLFSVFEESLIENTNQLHKDIGLLDCIGCASVHGVSPSLAIFDTINDGQLDCACMYPSPTHSREQMQDFVDHMKKILIEAASVPQ